One window of Solwaraspora sp. WMMA2056 genomic DNA carries:
- a CDS encoding DNA-directed RNA polymerase subunit alpha: protein MLISQRPTLSEESISETRSLFTIEPLEPGFGYTLGNSLRRTLLSSIPGAAVTSIKIDGVLHEFTTIPGVKEDVVELVMNVKELCVSSEHDEPVSMYLRKQGPGDVTAGDIQPPAGVSVHNPDLKLATLNGKGRLDMELTVERGRGYVTAAQNKQAGAEIGRIPVDSIYSPVLKVTYRVEATRVEQRTDFDRLIIDVETKPSIGPRTALASAGSTLVELFGLARELDETAEGIDIGPSPQDAQLAADLALPIEELDLTVRSYNCLKREGINSVGELIGRTEADLLDIRNFGQKSIDEVKMKLAGMGLGLKDSAPNFDPAHVVDAFSEADYDTDDYRETEQL, encoded by the coding sequence GTGCTCATCAGCCAGCGGCCGACTCTGTCCGAGGAGTCGATCAGCGAGACCAGGTCCCTGTTCACCATCGAGCCGTTGGAGCCGGGTTTCGGCTACACGCTCGGCAACTCGCTGCGGCGTACCCTGCTCAGCTCCATCCCGGGTGCGGCGGTCACCAGCATCAAGATCGACGGCGTGCTGCACGAGTTCACCACGATCCCCGGTGTCAAGGAGGACGTGGTCGAGCTGGTCATGAACGTCAAGGAGCTCTGCGTCAGCTCCGAGCACGACGAGCCGGTCAGCATGTACCTGCGCAAGCAGGGCCCCGGCGACGTCACCGCCGGGGACATTCAGCCGCCGGCCGGTGTCTCGGTGCACAACCCCGATCTGAAGCTGGCCACCCTCAACGGCAAGGGCCGGCTCGACATGGAGCTGACCGTCGAGCGGGGCCGTGGCTACGTCACCGCCGCGCAGAACAAGCAGGCCGGTGCCGAGATCGGCCGGATCCCGGTCGACTCGATCTACTCGCCGGTGCTCAAGGTCACCTACCGGGTCGAGGCGACCCGGGTCGAGCAGCGGACCGACTTCGACCGGCTGATCATCGACGTCGAGACCAAGCCGTCGATCGGGCCGCGTACCGCGCTGGCCTCGGCCGGCTCCACCCTGGTCGAGCTCTTCGGCCTGGCCCGTGAGCTGGACGAGACCGCCGAGGGCATCGACATCGGGCCGTCGCCGCAGGACGCCCAGCTGGCCGCCGATCTGGCGCTGCCGATCGAGGAGCTGGACCTGACCGTACGGTCGTACAACTGCCTCAAGCGCGAGGGCATCAACAGCGTCGGCGAGCTGATCGGGCGGACCGAGGCGGACCTCCTCGATATAAGGAATTTCGGTCAGAAGTCGATCGACGAGGTCAAGATGAAGCTCGCCGGGATGGGGCTGGGCCTGAAGGACTCGGCGCCCAACTTCGACCCGGCACACGTCGTGGACGCCTTCAGCGAAGCCGACTACGACACCGACGACTACCGCGAGACCGAGCAGCTGTAA
- the rplQ gene encoding 50S ribosomal protein L17 codes for MPTPTKGPRLGGSPAHERMMLANLATSLFRHGKIKTTETKAKRLRPLAEQLITKAKRGDLHSRRRVLTVVRDKDVVFELFDQIAPRFANRPGGYTRIVKTGPRKGDNAPMAIIELVEELVVAAPTPAKADRKAAAQQDKVEALAGADETPAARSDDQDAEPPVSASGDTDTGAT; via the coding sequence ATGCCCACGCCCACCAAGGGCCCCCGCCTCGGCGGCAGCCCCGCGCACGAGCGGATGATGCTGGCGAACCTGGCCACGTCGCTGTTCCGGCACGGCAAGATCAAGACCACCGAGACCAAGGCGAAGCGGCTGCGCCCCCTCGCGGAGCAGCTGATCACCAAGGCCAAGCGGGGCGACCTGCACTCGCGTCGTCGGGTGCTGACCGTCGTGCGGGACAAGGACGTGGTCTTCGAGCTGTTCGACCAGATCGCGCCGCGGTTCGCCAACCGTCCGGGTGGCTACACCCGGATCGTCAAGACCGGCCCGCGCAAGGGCGACAACGCCCCGATGGCGATCATCGAGCTGGTCGAGGAGCTGGTGGTGGCCGCCCCGACGCCGGCCAAGGCCGACCGTAAGGCCGCCGCCCAGCAGGACAAGGTCGAGGCACTCGCCGGAGCCGACGAGACCCCGGCCGCGCGCAGCGACGACCAGGACGCCGAGCCGCCGGTGTCGGCCTCCGGTGACACCGACACCGGTGCCACCTAG
- the truA gene encoding tRNA pseudouridine(38-40) synthase TruA, with protein MRQGYVRLRLDVSYDGTDFSGWAVQPQRRTVAGELTTALDRAFGPAVAVGLTVAGRTDAGVHASGQVCHLDVPAEVWAERSGTLLRRFAGTLPRDVRVRAVAEVPADFDARFSATFRRYAYRVTDAPYGAEPLRRHDTLAWPRPLDLAALNAAAAHLVGEHDFAAYCRRKEHATTIRQITRLDWQRDDTGTLIGTVMADAFCQAMVRSLVGAMLFVGDGRRPTDWPGALLSRRERSSEVTVAPPHGLTLVEVGYPADPAGYADRAAVTRRLRLPTAVE; from the coding sequence GTGCGGCAGGGGTACGTCCGTCTCCGGCTCGACGTCAGCTACGACGGCACCGACTTCTCCGGCTGGGCGGTACAGCCGCAGCGGCGTACCGTCGCCGGCGAGCTGACCACCGCGCTCGACCGGGCGTTCGGGCCGGCCGTCGCGGTCGGGCTGACGGTGGCCGGGCGCACCGACGCCGGGGTGCACGCCAGCGGCCAGGTCTGCCACCTCGACGTACCGGCCGAGGTCTGGGCCGAACGGTCCGGCACCCTGCTGCGTCGGTTCGCCGGCACGCTGCCCCGCGACGTACGGGTGCGGGCGGTCGCCGAGGTGCCGGCCGACTTCGACGCCCGCTTCTCGGCGACCTTCCGGCGGTACGCCTACCGGGTCACCGACGCCCCGTACGGTGCCGAGCCGCTGCGCCGCCACGACACCCTCGCCTGGCCGCGTCCGCTGGATCTGGCCGCGCTCAACGCCGCCGCCGCCCACCTGGTCGGCGAGCACGACTTCGCCGCGTACTGCCGCCGTAAGGAACACGCCACCACGATCCGGCAGATCACCCGGCTGGACTGGCAGCGCGACGACACCGGCACCCTGATCGGCACCGTGATGGCGGACGCCTTCTGCCAGGCGATGGTGCGCAGCCTCGTCGGCGCGATGCTCTTCGTCGGTGACGGCCGGCGGCCGACCGACTGGCCGGGTGCGCTGCTGAGCCGGCGGGAACGGTCCAGTGAGGTCACCGTCGCCCCACCACACGGGCTCACCCTGGTCGAGGTCGGCTACCCGGCCGATCCGGCCGGCTACGCCGATCGGGCCGCCGTCACCCGCCGGCTGCGGCTACCGACCGCCGTCGAGTGA
- a CDS encoding methyltransferase: MTGDHYFSPQPTTADVRAEIDFSVAGRDYTLTAAAGVFSAGRLDPGTAVLLRKADLPVPTDPGPFLDLGCGYGPITCVLADHAPTATVHAVDVNARARELTLANADRLGVADRVRVADPDSVPPEISFTQLWSNPPIRVGKAELHALLARWLPRLAPDGVGWLVIARYLGGDSVQQWLREQGWQVERHASQKGYRVLRVTHRTH, encoded by the coding sequence GTGACCGGCGACCACTACTTCAGCCCGCAGCCCACCACCGCCGACGTCCGGGCGGAAATCGACTTCTCGGTGGCCGGGCGCGACTACACGCTGACCGCCGCCGCCGGAGTCTTCTCCGCCGGCCGGCTCGACCCGGGCACCGCCGTCCTGCTGCGCAAGGCCGACCTGCCCGTGCCGACCGACCCCGGGCCGTTTCTCGACCTCGGCTGCGGGTACGGCCCGATCACCTGTGTGCTGGCCGATCACGCGCCGACCGCCACGGTCCACGCGGTGGACGTCAACGCCCGTGCCCGGGAACTCACCCTGGCCAACGCCGACCGGCTCGGCGTCGCCGACCGGGTCCGGGTCGCCGACCCCGACTCCGTACCTCCGGAGATCAGCTTCACCCAGCTGTGGTCCAACCCGCCGATCCGGGTCGGCAAGGCGGAACTGCACGCCCTGCTGGCCCGCTGGCTGCCCCGGCTCGCCCCGGACGGCGTCGGCTGGCTGGTCATCGCCCGCTACCTGGGCGGCGACTCGGTGCAGCAGTGGCTGCGCGAGCAGGGCTGGCAGGTCGAACGGCACGCCAGCCAGAAGGGCTACCGGGTGCTGCGGGTCACCCACCGTACGCACTGA
- a CDS encoding ATP-binding cassette domain-containing protein — protein MGYVDVAAVGHTLPDGRQLFADVSFRVGEGAKVALVGPNGAGKTTLLRMVAGDLPVATGSVARSGGLGVMRQFIGMIGDDRTLADLALSLAPPPLRAAGERLAAAERAVHAAAAANSAAAEKIQIGYANALAAWGEAGGYEAEVVFDTVATTVLDLPWERVRDRPVRTLSGGQQKRFALELLLRGTDEVLLLDEPDNFLDVPGKRWLEQRLRESGKSVLYVSHDRELLAQTADRVVAVEGGSAWTHPGGFASWHEARTARHARLEEQRRRWDEEHEKLRELMLMYKQKAAYNDGLASRYQAAQTRLRKFEEAGPPPLPPKDQSLRMRLSGGRTGKRAVICEQLELDGLTYPFDLEIWYGDRVAVLGANGTGKSHFLRLLARGGTDPDPAAGPIAGAALAPVVHDGMVRLGARVRPGHFSQTHDRPELLDQTLADVLWRGDDHRAGMDRHAAMGVLSRYDLAGQGDQRFGTLSGGQQARFLVLLLELSGATLLLLDEPTDNLDLASAEALEEGLKAFEGTVIAVTHDRWFTRSFDRFVLFQGDGEVVEVPEPVWDVR, from the coding sequence GTGGGATACGTGGACGTGGCCGCAGTGGGGCACACCCTGCCGGACGGCCGGCAACTGTTCGCCGATGTGTCGTTCCGGGTCGGTGAGGGGGCCAAGGTCGCCCTGGTCGGCCCGAACGGCGCCGGCAAGACGACGCTGCTGCGGATGGTCGCCGGTGACCTGCCGGTGGCCACCGGATCGGTTGCCCGCTCCGGTGGGCTCGGCGTGATGCGGCAGTTCATCGGCATGATCGGCGACGACCGTACCCTTGCCGACCTGGCGTTGTCGCTCGCGCCACCGCCGCTGCGGGCCGCCGGGGAGCGGCTCGCCGCCGCCGAACGGGCCGTGCACGCCGCGGCGGCCGCGAACTCCGCAGCCGCCGAGAAGATCCAGATCGGGTACGCCAACGCCCTCGCCGCCTGGGGTGAAGCCGGCGGCTACGAGGCCGAGGTCGTCTTCGACACCGTCGCCACCACCGTGCTGGACCTGCCCTGGGAACGGGTCCGGGACCGTCCGGTCCGGACGCTGTCCGGTGGACAGCAGAAACGGTTCGCGTTGGAGCTGCTGCTGCGCGGCACCGACGAGGTGCTGCTGCTCGACGAGCCGGACAACTTCCTTGACGTACCGGGTAAACGGTGGCTGGAGCAGCGGCTGCGCGAGTCGGGCAAGTCGGTGCTCTACGTATCGCACGACCGGGAGCTGCTGGCCCAGACCGCCGACCGGGTGGTTGCCGTCGAAGGCGGCTCGGCGTGGACCCATCCGGGTGGCTTCGCCAGCTGGCACGAGGCTCGCACGGCCCGGCACGCCCGGTTGGAGGAGCAGCGTCGGCGCTGGGACGAGGAGCACGAGAAGCTGCGCGAACTGATGCTGATGTACAAACAGAAGGCGGCGTACAACGACGGGTTGGCCTCGCGCTACCAGGCGGCGCAGACCCGGCTGCGCAAGTTCGAGGAGGCCGGCCCGCCGCCGCTGCCGCCGAAGGACCAGTCGCTGCGGATGCGCCTGTCCGGCGGCCGGACCGGCAAGCGGGCGGTGATCTGCGAGCAGCTGGAGCTCGACGGGCTGACGTACCCGTTCGACCTGGAGATCTGGTACGGCGACCGGGTCGCGGTGCTCGGCGCCAACGGCACCGGCAAGTCGCACTTTCTGCGGCTGCTGGCCCGGGGCGGCACCGACCCGGACCCGGCGGCCGGACCGATCGCCGGCGCGGCGCTTGCCCCGGTGGTCCACGACGGCATGGTGCGGCTCGGTGCCCGGGTCCGGCCCGGCCACTTCTCGCAGACCCACGACCGGCCGGAACTGCTCGACCAGACCCTCGCCGACGTGCTGTGGCGCGGCGACGACCACCGGGCCGGGATGGACCGGCACGCGGCGATGGGTGTGCTGTCCCGCTACGACCTGGCCGGCCAGGGCGACCAGCGGTTCGGCACCCTCTCCGGTGGCCAGCAGGCCCGGTTCCTGGTGCTGCTGCTGGAGCTGTCCGGCGCGACCCTGCTGCTGCTCGACGAGCCGACCGACAACCTGGACCTGGCCTCGGCCGAGGCGCTGGAGGAAGGGCTCAAGGCCTTCGAAGGTACGGTGATCGCGGTCACCCACGACCGCTGGTTCACCCGGTCGTTCGACCGGTTCGTGCTGTTCCAGGGTGACGGCGAGGTGGTCGAGGTCCCCGAGCCGGTCTGGGACGTCCGCTGA
- a CDS encoding aldo/keto reductase, whose product MIYRRLGDSGLMVSAVGVGCNNFGRKLDAAGTRAVVDAAIDAGITLFDTADIYGTPPGGSEEQLGAALRGRRDDVVLATKFGMDMAGRNGVDHGVRGSRRYIVRAVEASLRRLGTDHIDLYQFHEPDPVTPVEETLQALDDLVRGGKVRYVGCSNFAGWQIADAAWTARTGGLSPFVSAQNEYNLLDRRVEQEVVPACRRFGLGLLPYFPLADGLLTGKYRRAEAPPAGSRLAGEGSRYVARLAGAPWDVIEALDAYAAKRDLSLLTVAIGGLAAQPAVASVIAGATTAEQVRANAAAGSWQPDADDLAELRAILPDPAGPGGSLS is encoded by the coding sequence ATGATCTACCGCCGGTTGGGCGACTCGGGGCTGATGGTGTCGGCGGTCGGGGTCGGTTGCAACAACTTCGGCCGCAAGCTGGACGCCGCCGGCACCCGGGCGGTCGTCGACGCCGCCATCGACGCCGGGATCACCCTGTTCGACACCGCCGACATCTACGGCACCCCGCCCGGCGGTTCCGAGGAGCAGCTCGGGGCGGCGCTGCGCGGCCGCCGTGACGACGTGGTGCTGGCCACCAAGTTCGGCATGGACATGGCCGGCCGCAACGGCGTCGACCACGGGGTACGCGGCTCCCGGCGCTACATCGTGCGGGCCGTCGAGGCGTCGCTGCGCCGACTCGGCACCGACCACATCGACCTGTACCAGTTCCACGAGCCGGACCCGGTCACCCCGGTCGAGGAGACCCTGCAGGCCCTGGACGACCTGGTACGCGGCGGCAAGGTCCGCTACGTCGGCTGCTCCAACTTCGCCGGCTGGCAGATCGCCGACGCCGCGTGGACCGCGCGTACCGGTGGGTTGTCACCGTTCGTCAGCGCGCAGAACGAGTACAACCTGCTGGACCGGCGGGTGGAGCAGGAAGTGGTGCCGGCCTGTCGGCGCTTCGGCCTGGGGCTGCTGCCGTACTTCCCGCTCGCCGACGGGCTGCTGACCGGCAAGTACCGCCGGGCCGAGGCGCCGCCGGCGGGCAGCCGGTTGGCGGGCGAGGGCAGCCGGTACGTCGCCCGGCTGGCCGGGGCACCGTGGGACGTCATCGAGGCCCTCGACGCGTACGCCGCGAAGCGGGACCTGTCGCTGCTCACCGTCGCGATCGGCGGCCTGGCCGCGCAGCCGGCGGTGGCGTCGGTGATCGCCGGGGCGACCACCGCCGAGCAGGTACGGGCGAACGCCGCCGCCGGGTCGTGGCAGCCGGACGCCGACGACCTCGCCGAGTTGCGCGCGATCCTGCCGGATCCGGCCGGCCCCGGCGGCTCGCTGAGCTGA
- a CDS encoding DUF397 domain-containing protein: MIDLSGASWRKSSRSNNQGECVEVADGLGVVVGVRDSKDPGGPVLVIAPGSWSAFVAAAKAGTLTDSLS; encoded by the coding sequence GTGATCGATCTTTCCGGCGCTAGCTGGCGCAAGAGCAGCCGATCGAACAATCAGGGTGAGTGTGTCGAGGTGGCTGACGGGCTGGGTGTGGTCGTCGGGGTGCGGGACTCGAAGGATCCGGGCGGTCCGGTGCTGGTGATCGCGCCGGGGAGCTGGTCGGCCTTCGTCGCCGCCGCGAAGGCGGGCACCCTCACCGACTCGCTGAGCTGA
- a CDS encoding thiamine phosphate synthase, with product MPSLGRLHLITDTRPGCDPLGVLRAALAAARAADAVADLVVQVRVEDDMSDRDAYELTVRAVAECTAYRVTCLVNDRLHIALATGAAGAHVGAADLPVDAARRVLGPAAILGATARDPATGRAAVAAGATYLGVGPCYATGTKTGLPDPIGPAGLAAVAAAVDVPVVAIAGVTVDRVAHLLAAGAYGVAVVGAIAAAADPGRATAELLTAVRRRPTAAADGAPA from the coding sequence GTGCCGTCCCTTGGGCGACTGCATCTGATCACCGACACCCGACCCGGGTGCGACCCGCTCGGCGTACTGCGGGCCGCGTTGGCCGCCGCCCGCGCTGCCGACGCCGTCGCCGACCTCGTCGTGCAGGTGCGCGTCGAGGACGACATGTCCGACCGGGACGCCTACGAGTTGACCGTCCGTGCGGTCGCCGAATGCACCGCGTACCGGGTGACCTGCCTGGTCAACGACCGGTTGCACATCGCACTCGCCACCGGCGCGGCCGGCGCGCACGTCGGCGCGGCGGACCTGCCGGTCGACGCCGCCCGTCGGGTGCTCGGGCCGGCCGCGATCCTCGGTGCCACCGCGCGCGACCCGGCCACCGGGCGGGCGGCGGTCGCCGCCGGGGCGACGTACCTGGGGGTCGGGCCGTGCTACGCCACCGGCACCAAGACCGGGCTGCCCGACCCGATCGGGCCGGCCGGGCTGGCCGCCGTCGCCGCCGCGGTCGACGTACCGGTGGTCGCGATCGCCGGGGTCACCGTGGACCGGGTTGCACACCTGCTGGCCGCCGGGGCGTACGGGGTCGCGGTGGTCGGCGCGATCGCGGCCGCCGCCGACCCGGGCCGGGCCACCGCCGAACTGCTGACAGCGGTACGTCGTCGGCCGACCGCCGCCGCCGACGGAGCGCCGGCATGA
- the thiO gene encoding glycine oxidase ThiO has translation MTATSSGPANGRADVAVVGGGPIGMGIAWRCAQRGLRTVLHDPAPGSGASSVAAGMLAPVAESHFGEAELTRLLVDSAARWPAFAAELTAVTGQDIGYRTDGTLVVTLTGDDRQEAQRLWAYQQSLDLPITLLRATALRDREPALAPRARGGALMPDDHQVDPRRLVAALDTALDRTGVTVVPQPVTDVSTLDAQVVVVAAGCGSATLTGLPVRPVKGQILRLRAPAGAVGFRHVIRGYADGRQVYLVPRADGEVVVGATVEERGDTTVTAGAVLELLRAAADLLPEIAEYELVEARAAARPGTPDNAPLLGWLPTADGRVLVATGHHRHGIVLTPVTADLIADLAAGADPDPVLAPFQPGRFTAANRENAREKEPWS, from the coding sequence ATGACGGCGACAAGCAGCGGGCCCGCCAACGGTCGGGCCGACGTGGCGGTGGTCGGCGGCGGGCCGATCGGGATGGGGATCGCCTGGCGGTGCGCGCAGCGTGGACTGCGTACCGTGCTGCACGACCCGGCACCCGGATCCGGGGCGTCGTCGGTGGCCGCCGGGATGCTCGCCCCGGTCGCCGAGTCGCACTTCGGCGAGGCGGAGCTGACCCGGCTGCTGGTCGACTCGGCGGCCCGCTGGCCGGCGTTCGCCGCCGAACTGACCGCCGTCACCGGCCAGGACATCGGCTACCGCACCGACGGCACCCTGGTCGTCACCCTCACCGGCGACGACCGGCAGGAGGCGCAGCGGCTCTGGGCGTACCAGCAGAGCCTGGACCTGCCGATCACGCTGCTGCGCGCCACGGCGCTGCGGGATCGCGAACCGGCGCTGGCCCCGAGGGCACGCGGCGGGGCGCTGATGCCCGACGACCACCAGGTCGACCCGCGTCGGCTGGTCGCGGCACTGGACACCGCGCTGGACCGGACCGGGGTCACCGTGGTCCCGCAACCGGTCACCGACGTCTCCACACTGGACGCGCAAGTGGTCGTGGTGGCCGCCGGCTGCGGCTCGGCGACGCTGACCGGGCTGCCGGTACGGCCGGTCAAAGGCCAGATCCTGCGGCTGCGGGCACCCGCCGGCGCCGTCGGGTTCCGGCACGTGATCCGGGGGTACGCCGACGGCCGACAGGTCTACCTGGTGCCGCGCGCCGACGGGGAGGTGGTCGTCGGCGCCACCGTCGAGGAACGCGGCGACACCACGGTGACCGCCGGTGCGGTGCTGGAGCTGCTGCGCGCCGCCGCCGACCTGCTGCCGGAGATCGCCGAGTACGAGCTGGTCGAGGCGCGGGCAGCGGCCCGGCCCGGTACGCCCGACAACGCGCCGCTGCTCGGCTGGCTTCCCACGGCCGACGGGCGGGTGCTGGTGGCGACCGGACATCACCGGCACGGCATCGTGCTGACCCCGGTGACCGCCGACCTGATCGCCGACCTGGCCGCCGGCGCCGACCCGGATCCGGTGCTGGCACCGTTCCAACCGGGCCGGTTCACGGCTGCGAACAGGGAGAACGCGAGGGAGAAGGAGCCATGGAGCTGA
- the thiS gene encoding sulfur carrier protein ThiS, translated as MELIVNGAPVTTPTGVTLADVVRTVTDADRGVAVAVNGAVVPRSGWPAEQLCDGDRVEVLIAAQGG; from the coding sequence ATGGAGCTGATCGTGAACGGCGCGCCGGTCACCACGCCGACCGGTGTCACGCTCGCCGACGTCGTCCGTACGGTCACCGACGCCGACCGGGGTGTCGCCGTCGCCGTCAACGGTGCGGTGGTGCCGCGCAGCGGCTGGCCGGCCGAGCAGCTGTGCGACGGCGACCGGGTCGAGGTCCTGATCGCCGCGCAGGGCGGGTGA
- a CDS encoding thiazole synthase, translating into MPFTVAGHSFDSRLILGTGGAANLHILEQAIAASGTGLVTVALRRVDSAATMHGGLLDLLERCGVRLLPNTAGCYTATEAVKVAHLAREAFDTDWVKLEVIGDERTLLPDGAELLRAAEQLVDEGFTVLPYTTDDPVLARRLADVGCAAVMPAGAPIGSGLGILNPHHLRLIRQSVDIPVILDAGVGTASDAALAMELGCDAVLLASAVTRAADPVAMATAMRYAIDAGRLAARAGRIPKRFHALASTPDEGRPEL; encoded by the coding sequence ATGCCGTTCACCGTCGCCGGGCACAGTTTCGACTCCCGGCTGATCCTCGGCACCGGCGGCGCCGCCAACCTGCACATCCTGGAGCAGGCGATCGCCGCCAGCGGCACCGGGCTGGTGACGGTCGCACTGCGCCGGGTGGACAGCGCCGCCACCATGCACGGCGGACTGCTCGACCTGCTGGAACGCTGCGGCGTACGGCTGCTGCCGAACACCGCCGGCTGCTACACCGCCACCGAGGCGGTGAAGGTGGCCCACCTGGCCCGCGAGGCGTTCGACACCGACTGGGTCAAGCTGGAGGTCATCGGCGACGAGCGGACCCTGCTGCCGGACGGTGCCGAGCTGCTGCGCGCCGCCGAGCAGTTGGTCGACGAGGGTTTCACCGTGCTGCCGTACACCACCGACGATCCGGTGCTGGCGCGGCGGCTGGCCGACGTCGGTTGCGCGGCGGTGATGCCGGCCGGCGCGCCGATCGGCTCCGGCCTGGGCATCCTCAACCCGCACCACCTCCGGCTGATCCGTCAGTCGGTCGACATCCCGGTGATCCTGGACGCCGGGGTCGGCACCGCCTCCGACGCCGCGCTCGCCATGGAGCTGGGCTGCGACGCGGTGCTGCTGGCCAGCGCGGTGACCCGGGCCGCCGACCCGGTGGCGATGGCCACCGCCATGCGGTACGCCATCGACGCCGGCCGGCTGGCGGCCCGCGCCGGTCGGATCCCGAAGCGGTTCCACGCGCTGGCGTCCACTCCGGACGAGGGGCGGCCCGAGCTGTGA
- a CDS encoding thiamine phosphate synthase, with the protein MNGIVLLTDRRQATRPLPQVVAAAVAGGVRQVVLRERDLPRAQRVALADQLRGVLAPAGGTLIVAGPDPLGGDAVHLSAAGPYPPPSFGLVGRSCHDEAELGRLTTEDYVTVSPVFTTASKPGYGPPLGPAGLARLARAAGRPVVALAGVTTAEQVATCRAAGAAGVAVMGAVMRAADPAAVVRELAAGLLPAEVGC; encoded by the coding sequence GTGAACGGGATCGTGCTGCTCACCGACCGTCGACAGGCGACCCGGCCGCTGCCGCAGGTGGTGGCGGCGGCGGTGGCCGGCGGCGTCCGGCAGGTGGTGCTGCGGGAACGCGACCTGCCCCGGGCGCAGCGCGTCGCGCTGGCCGACCAGTTGCGCGGCGTTCTCGCTCCGGCCGGCGGCACCCTGATCGTCGCTGGTCCGGACCCGCTCGGCGGTGACGCCGTGCACCTGAGCGCCGCTGGGCCGTACCCGCCGCCGAGCTTCGGGCTGGTCGGGCGCTCCTGCCACGACGAGGCCGAACTCGGCCGACTGACCACGGAGGACTACGTGACGGTGTCACCGGTGTTCACGACCGCGTCCAAACCCGGCTACGGGCCGCCACTCGGTCCGGCCGGGCTGGCCCGCCTGGCACGGGCCGCCGGCCGGCCGGTGGTCGCGCTCGCCGGGGTGACCACGGCGGAGCAGGTCGCCACCTGTCGGGCGGCCGGTGCCGCCGGGGTGGCGGTGATGGGCGCGGTGATGCGGGCCGCCGACCCGGCGGCCGTGGTCCGCGAGCTGGCCGCCGGGTTGCTGCCGGCCGAGGTGGGCTGCTGA
- the thiD gene encoding bifunctional hydroxymethylpyrimidine kinase/phosphomethylpyrimidine kinase, with the protein MTGDRTTPVVAMTIAGSDSGGGAGIQADLKVFAALGVHGTSAITAVTAQNTRGVTAVHQLPAGQVRAQIEAVRVDLPVAAVKTGMLGTARVAGVVAALARAGELPNLVVDPVLVSTSGHRLGVVGAVERLLPYALVATPNRAEASALVGWPVRTREEMARAAAELVAGGPRFVVVTGGDPDGTSTDPAAVDVVATADSSWQLTGERLATRNTHGTGCSFAAAVAARLALGDDVPAALIFAKGYVAGALAGAAHWRLGAGHGPVDHFGWSRQPLST; encoded by the coding sequence ATGACCGGCGACCGGACCACCCCGGTGGTGGCGATGACGATCGCCGGATCCGACTCCGGCGGCGGCGCCGGCATCCAGGCCGACCTGAAGGTCTTCGCCGCGCTCGGCGTCCACGGCACCAGCGCGATCACGGCGGTGACGGCACAGAACACCCGGGGTGTGACGGCGGTGCACCAGCTGCCCGCCGGTCAGGTGCGTGCCCAGATCGAGGCGGTCCGCGTCGACCTGCCGGTGGCTGCGGTCAAGACCGGCATGCTCGGTACGGCGCGGGTCGCCGGGGTGGTCGCCGCGCTGGCCCGCGCGGGGGAGCTGCCGAACCTGGTCGTCGATCCGGTGCTGGTCTCCACCAGCGGGCACCGGCTCGGGGTGGTCGGCGCGGTGGAGCGGCTGCTGCCGTACGCCCTGGTGGCGACGCCGAACCGGGCGGAGGCGTCGGCGCTGGTCGGCTGGCCGGTGCGGACCCGCGAGGAGATGGCACGGGCGGCGGCCGAGCTGGTCGCCGGCGGGCCGAGGTTCGTGGTGGTCACCGGCGGCGACCCGGACGGTACGTCGACCGACCCGGCGGCGGTCGACGTGGTCGCGACGGCCGACAGCAGTTGGCAGCTGACCGGTGAGCGGCTGGCCACCCGCAACACCCACGGCACCGGGTGCAGCTTCGCGGCGGCGGTCGCCGCCCGGCTGGCCCTCGGTGACGACGTACCGGCCGCCCTGATCTTCGCCAAGGGGTACGTGGCGGGCGCGTTGGCCGGGGCCGCGCACTGGCGGCTGGGTGCCGGGCACGGCCCGGTCGACCACTTCGGCTGGTCCCGCCAGCCGCTGTCCACCTGA